A genomic segment from Desulfonatronum lacustre DSM 10312 encodes:
- a CDS encoding ABC transporter permease produces MASSSRPLRAVPALAAANLRHEWVLTTCLVIALAAVIAPLLVLLGLRHGTIETLRGRLVEDPVYREVRPSQTLTLDAHWFDRVREWPEVKFLTPTVLPLSSVVHVSHPQTGKLELFDLIPTALGDPLLLENNAPIPEEGECVLTAEAASRLGISRDDWLDVRVTRTRAGRSEMTQDRLRVAGVLAPRAGSLPRVYATLAFVQDVEGYKEGYGAPERGWPGDTPEPYLSFDGVAVYLPDAIDPITRTGLAINTGFARVDALTPEQAAAKVGISLPETWQALDLHAPGATVTPSSIRALAQKLRGRDSILLPYVQGIVLDMDGFGTVPPVGLSLDSRQAAKLGLSALPWGAFTGAGENGNRLTQALTPTESKTVFTVRSEGVAAMDFSLQPMGLSPLDRVVVPAELLGVLRTAQLRGVLYQPENGGFIMARGGFRGFRLYTGSIDDVPAVYRRLQNEGIESIAQVETIERIQVLDTGLGRLFWLIATLSVGGGTAVLLSSLYAAVERLKRDLGILRLVGFSRNHVFFFPLVQAMIIAILGLAVGMGASFVLASVINQSFARELGPGEQFCRLPAEYLLIAIPATLTLALISSLVAAKRATQIDPAEAIREN; encoded by the coding sequence ATGGCATCTTCATCGCGCCCGTTGCGGGCCGTACCCGCCCTGGCCGCGGCAAACCTGCGCCACGAATGGGTGCTGACCACATGCCTCGTCATTGCCTTGGCCGCGGTTATCGCGCCGCTTTTGGTGTTGTTGGGCTTGCGACATGGAACCATTGAGACCCTGCGCGGACGATTGGTGGAGGACCCGGTCTATCGCGAAGTGCGTCCAAGCCAGACATTGACCTTGGACGCCCACTGGTTCGACAGGGTCCGGGAATGGCCGGAAGTTAAATTTCTCACACCCACTGTTTTGCCGCTCTCTTCCGTTGTTCACGTGTCCCATCCGCAAACCGGGAAACTGGAACTGTTCGATCTCATTCCCACCGCCCTCGGCGACCCGCTTTTGCTGGAGAACAATGCGCCGATCCCAGAAGAAGGCGAATGCGTCCTGACTGCGGAGGCTGCCTCGCGTCTGGGGATCAGTCGGGATGATTGGCTTGATGTGCGGGTAACCCGGACCCGTGCCGGAAGAAGCGAGATGACCCAGGACAGGCTGCGCGTGGCCGGGGTGCTCGCCCCGCGAGCCGGATCATTGCCCCGGGTTTATGCGACCTTGGCCTTTGTGCAGGACGTGGAGGGCTACAAGGAGGGCTACGGCGCTCCGGAACGGGGCTGGCCCGGAGACACCCCCGAACCCTACCTGAGTTTCGACGGCGTGGCGGTTTACCTCCCGGATGCGATAGATCCGATCACCCGCACCGGATTGGCCATCAATACCGGATTTGCCCGCGTTGACGCCTTGACCCCGGAACAGGCGGCGGCCAAGGTCGGCATCTCTTTGCCCGAGACTTGGCAGGCCCTTGACCTCCATGCCCCCGGGGCCACGGTGACCCCATCAAGCATTCGCGCACTGGCCCAAAAACTCCGGGGAAGAGACAGTATTCTCTTGCCCTATGTGCAGGGTATTGTTCTGGATATGGATGGATTCGGCACAGTGCCCCCGGTGGGCCTGTCCCTGGATTCCCGACAAGCTGCCAAGCTCGGCCTGTCTGCTTTGCCCTGGGGGGCTTTCACCGGTGCAGGCGAAAACGGCAATCGTCTAACCCAAGCACTGACACCTACTGAATCCAAAACCGTCTTCACGGTACGCAGCGAAGGCGTGGCCGCCATGGATTTTTCACTGCAACCCATGGGGCTCAGCCCACTGGACCGGGTCGTGGTTCCCGCGGAACTGTTGGGAGTATTGCGTACCGCCCAATTGCGCGGGGTGCTTTATCAGCCCGAAAATGGCGGGTTCATCATGGCCCGGGGCGGATTCCGCGGTTTTCGATTGTACACAGGCAGCATCGACGACGTACCTGCCGTATACCGGCGATTGCAGAACGAGGGCATTGAAAGCATCGCGCAGGTCGAGACCATAGAACGAATTCAAGTGCTGGATACGGGACTGGGCCGGTTGTTCTGGCTCATCGCCACCCTGAGCGTCGGCGGCGGAACGGCCGTCCTGCTCTCCAGTCTGTACGCCGCGGTGGAACGACTCAAGCGTGATTTGGGGATTCTGCGACTGGTGGGTTTTTCCAGAAATCATGTTTTTTTCTTTCCCCTGGTCCAGGCCATGATCATCGCGATTTTGGGACTGGCCGTGGGCATGGGTGCCTCTTTTGTCCTGGCCTCGGTGATCAACCAATCTTTTGCCCGGGAACTGGGCCCGGGAGAACAGTTCTGCCGCCTCCCGGCGGAATATCTCCTGATCGCAATTCCGGCCACGTTGACCCTGGCCCTGATCAGTTCACTGGTTGCCGCCAAGCGTGCGACACAGATCGATCCCGCGGAGGCCATTCGTGAAAACTAG
- a CDS encoding SUMF1/EgtB/PvdO family nonheme iron enzyme → MMLMPVSAVGEVKPGPSNPKPDPEDVVLPMPNDDLMVFRAVRVPGKGFWGSREQVVQIGDAGGSVFEGLQRTQVSGSFADPDKEGRVIYLAKYELTKGQYVSVMGMDAFLAVSGDPEDQNIPQLQGRSRQEALMMPLAFVSYFDVLQFIREYNQWLFAPGHPERLKNMPGIDDVPGFLRLPTEEEWEYTARGGLAAIQEGTFEDGLPFNPRELNEYAWHLGNARHKARPIGLRKPCRLGFYDLFGNVQEMTAGLFRPEVFQGQPGGVAVRGGSVSTPQGDLRSASRAELDIYGWDQDRGLVVERRSFNTGARLAIGANVVVNSAVRARIEQEYENYKAEARRSMPVGRTLDNLVTQAAVQLGSVDPILERLMEQNPDLRDALLTVQSSMDKARERLDLAQRESARSVAQDASRNGVNLSVYLTRLERLRQAREKALKLLEHSSRYQDQVAAVENSIRDIEGALQEQLRGYREKIALLGEYEPLYFDHAFATLKETELSSRERTVLELVGLHAREFAEVRRADTETWLAAFEERFGDFKD, encoded by the coding sequence ATGATGCTGATGCCGGTTTCGGCAGTGGGAGAAGTGAAGCCCGGTCCGAGCAATCCCAAGCCTGACCCCGAGGACGTCGTTCTCCCCATGCCCAATGACGATCTGATGGTTTTCCGGGCCGTGCGGGTGCCGGGCAAAGGTTTCTGGGGCAGCCGGGAGCAGGTGGTTCAGATCGGCGACGCCGGCGGCAGCGTGTTCGAGGGGTTACAGCGAACCCAAGTCAGTGGATCTTTTGCGGATCCGGACAAAGAAGGCAGGGTGATCTATCTGGCCAAGTACGAGTTGACCAAAGGTCAATACGTTTCCGTGATGGGCATGGATGCGTTTTTGGCCGTCAGCGGCGATCCGGAAGATCAAAACATTCCCCAACTGCAGGGGCGCTCCCGCCAGGAAGCCCTGATGATGCCGCTTGCGTTTGTCAGCTACTTTGATGTGCTCCAGTTTATTCGAGAATACAATCAGTGGCTGTTTGCGCCAGGACATCCAGAACGGCTGAAAAATATGCCCGGTATTGATGACGTGCCGGGCTTCCTGCGCCTGCCCACCGAAGAGGAATGGGAATATACGGCCCGCGGCGGCCTGGCGGCCATCCAGGAAGGAACCTTTGAGGACGGTTTGCCGTTCAACCCTCGAGAGCTCAATGAATACGCATGGCACCTGGGCAATGCCAGACACAAGGCTCGGCCCATCGGCTTGCGCAAGCCTTGTCGGCTGGGTTTCTACGACCTTTTCGGCAATGTTCAGGAAATGACCGCCGGCCTTTTCCGGCCGGAGGTGTTCCAGGGACAACCCGGAGGCGTGGCTGTTCGAGGGGGAAGTGTCTCCACGCCGCAAGGAGATTTACGTTCCGCCTCACGTGCCGAGTTGGACATTTACGGATGGGATCAGGACCGTGGGCTGGTTGTTGAGCGACGTTCCTTCAACACTGGTGCTCGACTGGCCATCGGCGCCAATGTGGTGGTCAATTCGGCAGTTCGCGCGCGCATCGAACAGGAATATGAAAACTACAAGGCCGAAGCCCGGCGATCCATGCCCGTGGGGCGGACTTTGGATAATCTGGTGACCCAGGCTGCCGTTCAACTGGGATCCGTGGACCCTATCCTGGAGCGGCTCATGGAGCAAAATCCCGATCTGCGGGATGCCTTGCTGACCGTGCAAAGCTCCATGGACAAGGCACGGGAACGTCTGGACCTGGCCCAGCGCGAATCCGCCCGCAGCGTGGCCCAGGATGCTTCACGCAATGGCGTGAACCTCAGCGTCTATCTGACCAGACTGGAACGCCTGCGTCAGGCCCGAGAAAAGGCCTTGAAACTGCTGGAACATTCCTCCCGATATCAGGATCAGGTTGCCGCGGTGGAGAATTCGATTCGCGATATTGAAGGCGCCCTCCAAGAACAATTACGCGGTTATCGAGAGAAAATCGCCCTGCTGGGGGAATACGAGCCGCTGTATTTCGACCATGCCTTCGCTACGCTGAAAGAGACGGAGTTGTCCTCCAGGGAAAGGACGGTCTTGGAACTGGTTGGTTTGCACGCGCGTGAATTTGCTGAAGTCCGCAGAGCCGATACCGAAACCTGGCTTGCGGCATTTGAGGAACGGTTTGGGGATTTCAAGGATTAG